ACTTCCAATACTAGAAGACAAGGTCGGAATCACCTCTTTCCAGTCAAGCATGATCATTACAAGCTATTCAGTGGCAGCTATTTTTCTTATTCCGGTAGCTGGCTATTTATCTGATCGCTTTGGCAGGAAAGTCGTCATATTACCGAGTCTGATTTTAGCTTTAATCGGCGGTTTAATCGCTGGGTTTGCTTCATGGAAAATAGATGACCCGTTCACAATGATTATTATCGGCAGGATTATCCAAGGTATAGGTGCCGCAGGAGCGATGCCCATCGTTTTACCGCTTGTAGGTGACCTGTATCAAGATGATGATGAAAAAATCAGCTCGACTTTAGGGATTATCGAAACTTCCAATACATTCGGTAAAGTATTGAGTCCGATTTTAGGCTCGATATTTGCTGCAATACTATGGTTCCTTCCCTTCTTTTCTATTTCTGCACTCAGTTTAATTTCGATTGTACTTATTTTTTTCTTTGTTAAAGTGCCTAAAGAAAAGGATGAACCGTTAAAATTTAAGGGGTTTTTACACCATACGAAAGAAGTTTTCAAAGACGAAGGAAAATGGTTGTATACGGTATTTCTTAACGGGGTCCTTGTAATGCTGATATTATTTGGCATGTTATTTTTCTTATCAGAAAATCTGGAAAAAGTTCATGACATTAAAGGGATCAAGAAAGGTTTTGTACTGGCCATCCCGCTTTTACTTCTCTGTATTTCTTCTTTTATTTCCGGCCGGAAAATTAAAGGGGATTTGAAACGAATCAAGAAAATTATCGTTATTTCTCTAATTGCGATGTCCGCCAGCATTATTTTTGTCGGTTATACAAGTAAAAAGCTATTTCTACTGCTGATCGTTACAAGCATCGTCGGAATTGCAATTGGTGCATTATTACCGGCTCTTGATACTATCATTACTGATAATATTAGAAAAGAATTGCGCGGTACTGTCTCTTCATTCTACAGTTCAGCCAGATTTATCGGCGTTGCTGCAGGCCCGCCTATCATGTCGCTTGTCATGAAAGACCACCTCAATATTAGTTATATTACTGCTGGTATATTAGGAATAATTCTTTTATTCCTGGTGTGGAAATTCATCAAAATCGAGGATATTGAACCAAAAGAAATATCATAGAAAAAAGGACCCGACAGCAATAGCTGAAAGGTCTTTTTACATTGTCTTTAACTGGCTTTCAAACTGAAAAGAATCAATGAAATCCCGCAGAAAAGACATATGATTCGAGCAAGCGAGATTTTTTCCGCCAGGCCGAGCAATGCTAGTCCCGTTGTAACGATTAAAATAACCGGACCGACTAGTGCAAGCAATGTATTAATATAAAAGGCCTTTTCTAAATCATTGAATTTAAACATTAATGCAGCAGCCGTTAACTCAATACTTCCCGAAATAATTCTTAAAGCAATAATCATAATGAGTGCTTTATCAATAATTGGAACCACTTCCTTGCTAGTGTTGTTACCTAACATATGCAATCGTTCCTGGAATTATATTAAATAAATTTGAGAAGAGATTTTTACATAAAAATAAATTTCTAAATAATCCGAAAATACTGTTTTACATATAATCTGTTTGTCTTTAAAATTACAATATAGTATAAAAAGGCGGTGTTCAGTTGAAAAAAATTCACTATAGCTGGATTATTCTTGCTATATCATTCTGCTCCATTATTGCCGCCGGGATTGCAATGGCATCTTCCGGGGTTTTTTTAACTCCTTTTGAAAAAGCGTTTGGCTGGAATCGCCAAGTGATTTCTTTGGCTTTTGGAATCAGCTTGTTTATTTACGGATTTGCTGGACCTTTCATGGCCGCATTACTCCAAAAATTCGGATTAAAGAAAATGATGCTTGCTTCAATGGGAACACTCCTGATCGGTCTTTTATTAATTTTCATGATGAATCAATCATGGCAACTGATCATTATTTGGGGTGTTATTATCGGACTTGGTTCCAGTCTGTTTTTAACGGTACTTAGTCCATATGTAGCGAATCACTGGTTTAAAGAAAAAAGAGGTCTGGCAACAGGGATTCTGACAGCGAGTACCGCAATGGGTCAGTTGATTCTCCTCCCCTTGCTAGCGACAATTATTGAAAATTACTCGTGGCGTTGGGCAGTTGGTTTCATTATAACGATCAGCGCAGTCATGTTTTTCATCATTTTTTTATTTATGAAAAACACACCAAAGGAAATCGGCATCCTTCCGTATGGTCAGACAGAGGATACTGACATTGCGGATGGTCAATCAAATGGTAATCCTATTGTTGTGGCATTTAAAGGGTTGGCGGAAGCTGTACGTTCTAAAGAATTCTGGTTACTAGCCGGAAGTTTCTTTTTTTGCGGTTTTTCAACGAACGGGCTCGTCGGGACTCATTTTATTTCCTACTGTATCAGCTTCGGCATCCCTATCGTCACCGCAGCTTCCTTGCTGTCGTTTATGGGCGTTTTCAATATGGTAGGGACTACGCTTTCAGGCTGGCTGTCCGATCGTATTGATAATCGCTGGCTTTTGTTCTGGTATTATTTATTTAGAGGCGCATCTCTAGTTTTGCTGCCTTTTGCATTAATGGAAGGCAATCTAACTTGGATCCTCGTTTTCACTGTATTTTACGGATTGGATTGGGTGGCAACTGTACCCCCTACGATCAATCTTTCAAGACAAATATTCGGAGTACATAAAAGTGCCATTATTTACGGCTGGATTTTCGCTTCCCACCAAGTAGGTGCTGCAACGGCGGCTTATGGTGGGGGTATGTTATATTCTTATTTCAATACGTATACTTGGGCATTTTTCATGGCCGGTGTCTGCTGTGTCATGGCAAGCTTATTTGTAATTTTAATAAAAAAACAGCCTCGTTCCATTCATTAATAGAAGGTGCTTTGAGTTTCATTCAAAGCACCTTTTGTATCAAAAAAAGCTAAAATTCATGGAGTAAATGAATTTTAGCCTGGTAAGCTATTTAATTTAGTTCAGCAACTGTTCAACAAATTCATACTCTACATATGTTTTGTTTTCTTCCAGTAATGCTGGTGCAACTTCAAAATGTTTAAGTGCCCGATTATGGCCATATGTTTTTTCGCCACGTGTAATTGTGTAGGACAGTGCATTTTTTGAAATAACCGCACCGTTTCCTGTCGAAGTGACTTTAAAGCCAAGTTCTTCTGCGACAATACGTAACGGCACCATGATTTTGCCATCGACTTCTTTGTAATCCTCACCAATTATTCCCTGGATTTCTGATGCCATTTCAGGGTTTTCTACTGCTTCATCAAGTTTTGGGAACACGATAATTTTTTCCGGTGCTGTCTGTGCTGGAATACTTTTCGTTGTTGGTCCGTAAAATACAATCGCACTATAGTTTTTTAATTCTTTTGCGGACACTTTTTCACCCTTTGTATTGACGATGACCGATTCTTCATTTAAATTCAGCTTTAAATTTCCATCATCACTTAAGAAGTTCTCATCGAATTGTGCCACTTTTACAGAGTTGGCCGTATCATCTTTTTCCACAATCACTACAGGTGGTGCATATTGCGGCGGATAAATTAAGATCATCGGTTGATCCGCATAAATGGAAAGTGAAATCGTATCACCCATTTTCAGTTCAACTTCATTGCCATGTTCATCAAAAACGAGTGTTTTATTATCTACATAGAAATTGAACAGATTGCCAGCTTGTTCTGCCGTAAATAATTTCGCATTTTCCCTCTCTTCGACTGCAGTGATATTCCCTCTGTGCTGGACAAATGTTCCTGCTTTTTCCACTTCCTCAGTCCCTTCAGTTGTTGGCTGATCAGCATAAGTAGTAGCAGTTCCAAGTAACAGTACAGATAATGCTAAAGGTGCAATTTTTTTCATATAGTTCCATCCTTTCGGTAATTTCACTACATTAGTCGAATTAAGAGATAAAAGGTTACATATTCGAGTTATTTTTTTGGTATTGCAATGTTGTGAGTGCAATATAATCGTATAGCGTTAGTGTGCCAGCATCAAATTTTTCCAACCATAATGGCTGAAATACGCCCATCTGAGCACCTTGTTTAAGTTGTGCACGTACAGCTACTTTATCATTAAAAATGGCTTCCACTTTTTGCTGTAATGCTTTACTCGTAATTGTTTGCGGATCCGGTGCTGGTGTCGGTGCCGGTGTTGGTGGTGTCGTGTTCGGAAAATAGCTTTTTAAGGTCTCGGCAATTGCTTCAATTATTTGGTCTTTATTTGCCCTGTATAACTTTACATCTTGCTCAGAATTAACGAAACATACTTCTATGAGAATGGCTTTTTTCGTTGTACCATTTAAAAAAGCCAGATCCTTACGCTGTTTTGCTCCGCGGTTTTTAAACTTTCCTGCTTTCGCAATTTCGGTACTCATCTTTTGCGTAAATGTTGAAATAGCCGGATTCACATAAAGCACTTCTGTCCCAATTCCATCTTTTTGCTGTGTAGGCGCGGAATTAAAATGAATGCTTACATCAAGTTCGCGTTGTGATGCATTATGCTGCTTCACTAAATACGTTAAATTTTGCTGCTGGCTTTTAGATTGCTTATCAATAATTACATTGACCTTCACGCCTTTTTGCTGCAATTTTTTACCGAGTTCCTGCACAAGCAAGGCAGTCTCTTCTCCTTCATTCATATAACCTGAGGCGCCTGTCCCCTTTCCGTAATGACCTGCACTAATTGTTAACATTGTCATTCACCTCCTTTTACTATCTATATGTCCTTTTATATGACGAAAAAGGGACATTGCGGTCTTTTTATTATATTAAAATAGTAGTTAGGTTCATTCTTTAGATTGAATGGTGCAAATAGCGATATAGCATTTTGAATAATAATTCGATACAATGAAATAATTATACATAATGTGAGGATTTAAAATGAAAAACAAACGAATGATTGGCTTTTTATTAGTAGTGAGCGGCAGTTTCTTCTGGGGTATCGGCGGAACAATGGCACAACAACTGTTTTCTCTTGGTATTGAAGTTAACTGGCTTGTGTCCACACGCCTTGTCATTGCCGGTATTCTGCTTTTAATTGCCCAGGCAATATTTAAGGATCGGGCACAAATTTTACAGATATGGCGGGAAAAATGGGCTGCTTTCCGCTTGCTCGTTTTCGCGATTATTGGAATGCTCGGGGTTCAGTACACATATATGGCTTCGATTAAAGAAGGTAATGCAGCGGTCGCAACATTATTACAGTACATGGCACCGGTTATGATTATAATTTGGGTGACGGTACGTGGCATATCCAGATTTACGAAAAAAGATGCAGTAACAATTGTGCTAGCTCTTAGCGGAAGCTTCTTTTTATTAACGAACGGCTCCCTTTCCACATTTGCCGTACCGCTCCCTTCAATTATTTGGGGATTATTATCTGGTGTAACGCTAGCGTTCTATACGCTTTATGTTATTCCACTATTAAAGCGCTTCGATTCGCTTGTCGTTGTCGGCTGGGCGATGTTCCTGGCCGGAGTGACGATGAGTTTTGTGCAGCCGCCATGGGATGTGGATATTTCGGTATGGACAGGCGCAACGGTATTTTATTTAATTGTCGTCATTATTTTCGGCACCATGCTGGCTTTCTGGTTTTACATTGAAAGTCTTCAAACACTTACCGCTAAAGAAACGAGCCTGCTCGGTAATATTGAACCGTTGACTGCCGTATTGGCAACAGTTTTATGGCTGAAGGAACCGTTCGGAAGTTTCCAGTGGCTCGGTTCATCGCTTATTTTGGTAATGATGGTTTACATAGCGTTGAAGGCGGATCGTGAGAAGGTAGTTGAGGTTGACGCGGTCGAGGGTTGATATAAGAAGTGTCCGCATACGGGTGTGCGGGCACTTTTTTTATGGGGTGGGGAGAGTTTTGGCGAAAACTTCCGCAGAATTCGGAAAATCGGTTGTAACTGATGATTTGTCCGGGAAATAGTGGGGTGTGCTGAAGGGGTTGTGACTTTTATTAGAACATTAGCGGCTATTATTAGAACAGTTAGACTGGATATTAGAACAAATTGAAAGGTTATTAGAAAATCTAGGTGTATCGTACGCTTTTGAGAGATATTTCCCGCAATATCGAGGCTAATTGGATAACAGCTAGTTTTTATTAGAACAAATGATGCGGTTATTAGAACATGTGAGAGTGATATTAGAACATCTATGAAGGATATTTGAACATTTTAATGAGTTATTAGAACATCGAGCGATTATATTAGAAGTTCGGCATTTTATTAGAACTTTTCACAATTTATTAGAAGAACCGCGCCAGATATTAGAAAACCACGCCCCCTAACAATATATAAAAACCAACTAGCCTCAGCTAGTTGGCTCCCATTCTATATCTTTTCAATTTCTTTAAAGACGTCAAAAGCGCCTTCACTTTTATTCGAACAAATTACACTAACCATACCGCTACCCGGATAATAGGCAGAATGAAAACTAACGCCAGGATCATAGCCCATTACATGGTACTTAAAAATATTGTCTTCTTTCATATCAATCCATACCCCATAGCCGTAAAAGCGGTCAAAATGATCATCAGTATGAATATACGGCGTTAATAATTGCTTTGTCATTGCTTCACTTAAAAGTTCAAACTTCATTAAAGCTTGCCAGAAACGATGCATGTCCTCCACCGTAACAAAAGCACCGCCGTCCGCACCGCCTTTAACTGGTACAGAATAAATATTGGATTTCCATTTGCCGTTTTCCTCATCAATATAGCCGAGTGCCGTATTTGAAGGCAGTGCATCCAGTTCAAAGTATCCTGATTGCTCCATTCCCGCACGCTTGAAAATATTTTCCGTTACATACTCGTCAAAGTCATGACCGCTCAATTGTTCAACGATAAGACCGAGCAGTATATAGCCTGCATTATTGTAGTGGAAGCGCTCGCCCACTTTCAACTTCATCGCTTCATCCTGGAATAAAGGTAAAAAATCACGGCCGTTCCGCATTAAATACATTGGCTGATTCACCCATAATTCTGCGAAATCATCCATAACTTCTTCGTCAAAGTAATCTGGGATCCCCGCTGTATGGGTTAACAAATGGTGAATAGTGATATCCTTATCAAAAAGCGGAAGAGGAATATCTAAAATATCGGATAACTTCGATTCAAATGAAAGCTGCCCCTTTTCTACAAGCTGGCAAACCGCTACGGCTGTAAAGATTTTGCACCCGGAGGCGATCCCGAATCGTGTTAAGTCGTTATTTAAAATACGATGGGTACGATTCGCAAAACCGTTACTATATTGATGTAAAAAATCATCACTGCATTTCACTAAGACATTGCCTGAAAAGTCAATTTCATTCATCAATGCTATCATTTTTTCTTTTAACATATTCATTTTCATCTTACTTCCCTTCATTTTTGAATGATTTCAGATAAAAACTGGTTAACGTTATTTCCCGAATACTATTTTCGGGCTAACAAAACTTGGCAATTTCATTTTAGCATAGGCTCAATAAAAAAGGACCGCCAAATAATAGTCTATCGATTATCGTGTTAGTTTACATAAAATTCTTATTGTACGCAAAAAAAAGCAGGCATATGATCTACACCTGCTTAAACACTTAATAATTTGGCATTAGATTTCGGTTAATCGTAACATTTACAATGGAACCGATGTGGCTAACATTTACAGTGACACCTAACCAAACATTGTTTACACATTCATTTTCGCTAAAACATTCTCGTTCAGTGACGGTCTTTTCGAAATCAACAGAAATATAACCGTTTTCACCAGTCGCTTTAGCACGGAACACATTCGTCCCGGGATCTCTTGTTACAATGGCTAATTGCTCTGCATCTTTAGTTTGAATTATATGTTTTCCGATATCAAATTTTTCATCAAGTTTAAATACCGTTTCCCGTTGTTCTTTTAACGTCCGAATATCATAGTAAATGCTGGATTTGTTTGGTTTCGCCTCAATTCCATAGCGCTCGACTTTTCCCCCGGTAAATCGCACTGTCGCAATATATTGACCCGGATTATCAATGACAATACAGCCCCCATTCGTACCGCATTGTTCAAACGCTACGTTATCTGAAAGGTTCTCACCTTCCATTGTTTCAAGCGAAATGTTCTGAACAGTATCATTTAGCGGTTCATTCATAGAGTTTTCGTAAAACCATAATGTCGCAACGGTAGGCAATGAATCTTCGGTTTGTTCCAGCCCTAACTCCAATTTCCCATTTTCCTTTTTCATATGGACATAATATTTTTTATATACTTCACTACCATCTTTAACTCCGGAAATAACAAGTGTAC
This genomic window from Solibacillus sp. FSL R5-0449 contains:
- a CDS encoding MFS transporter, with translation MDKNKGVSIWCIVSLTSIPLIMTLGNSMLIPVLPILEDKVGITSFQSSMIITSYSVAAIFLIPVAGYLSDRFGRKVVILPSLILALIGGLIAGFASWKIDDPFTMIIIGRIIQGIGAAGAMPIVLPLVGDLYQDDDEKISSTLGIIETSNTFGKVLSPILGSIFAAILWFLPFFSISALSLISIVLIFFFVKVPKEKDEPLKFKGFLHHTKEVFKDEGKWLYTVFLNGVLVMLILFGMLFFLSENLEKVHDIKGIKKGFVLAIPLLLLCISSFISGRKIKGDLKRIKKIIVISLIAMSASIIFVGYTSKKLFLLLIVTSIVGIAIGALLPALDTIITDNIRKELRGTVSSFYSSARFIGVAAGPPIMSLVMKDHLNISYITAGILGIILLFLVWKFIKIEDIEPKEIS
- a CDS encoding YqhV family protein — its product is MLGNNTSKEVVPIIDKALIMIIALRIISGSIELTAAALMFKFNDLEKAFYINTLLALVGPVILIVTTGLALLGLAEKISLARIICLFCGISLILFSLKAS
- a CDS encoding MFS transporter, whose amino-acid sequence is MKKIHYSWIILAISFCSIIAAGIAMASSGVFLTPFEKAFGWNRQVISLAFGISLFIYGFAGPFMAALLQKFGLKKMMLASMGTLLIGLLLIFMMNQSWQLIIIWGVIIGLGSSLFLTVLSPYVANHWFKEKRGLATGILTASTAMGQLILLPLLATIIENYSWRWAVGFIITISAVMFFIIFLFMKNTPKEIGILPYGQTEDTDIADGQSNGNPIVVAFKGLAEAVRSKEFWLLAGSFFFCGFSTNGLVGTHFISYCISFGIPIVTAASLLSFMGVFNMVGTTLSGWLSDRIDNRWLLFWYYLFRGASLVLLPFALMEGNLTWILVFTVFYGLDWVATVPPTINLSRQIFGVHKSAIIYGWIFASHQVGAATAAYGGGMLYSYFNTYTWAFFMAGVCCVMASLFVILIKKQPRSIH
- a CDS encoding stalk domain-containing protein, with translation MKKIAPLALSVLLLGTATTYADQPTTEGTEEVEKAGTFVQHRGNITAVEERENAKLFTAEQAGNLFNFYVDNKTLVFDEHGNEVELKMGDTISLSIYADQPMILIYPPQYAPPVVIVEKDDTANSVKVAQFDENFLSDDGNLKLNLNEESVIVNTKGEKVSAKELKNYSAIVFYGPTTKSIPAQTAPEKIIVFPKLDEAVENPEMASEIQGIIGEDYKEVDGKIMVPLRIVAEELGFKVTSTGNGAVISKNALSYTITRGEKTYGHNRALKHFEVAPALLEENKTYVEYEFVEQLLN
- a CDS encoding N-acetylmuramoyl-L-alanine amidase → MLTISAGHYGKGTGASGYMNEGEETALLVQELGKKLQQKGVKVNVIIDKQSKSQQQNLTYLVKQHNASQRELDVSIHFNSAPTQQKDGIGTEVLYVNPAISTFTQKMSTEIAKAGKFKNRGAKQRKDLAFLNGTTKKAILIEVCFVNSEQDVKLYRANKDQIIEAIAETLKSYFPNTTPPTPAPTPAPDPQTITSKALQQKVEAIFNDKVAVRAQLKQGAQMGVFQPLWLEKFDAGTLTLYDYIALTTLQYQKNNSNM
- a CDS encoding EamA family transporter — encoded protein: MKNKRMIGFLLVVSGSFFWGIGGTMAQQLFSLGIEVNWLVSTRLVIAGILLLIAQAIFKDRAQILQIWREKWAAFRLLVFAIIGMLGVQYTYMASIKEGNAAVATLLQYMAPVMIIIWVTVRGISRFTKKDAVTIVLALSGSFFLLTNGSLSTFAVPLPSIIWGLLSGVTLAFYTLYVIPLLKRFDSLVVVGWAMFLAGVTMSFVQPPWDVDISVWTGATVFYLIVVIIFGTMLAFWFYIESLQTLTAKETSLLGNIEPLTAVLATVLWLKEPFGSFQWLGSSLILVMMVYIALKADREKVVEVDAVEG
- a CDS encoding serine hydrolase, with product MKMNMLKEKMIALMNEIDFSGNVLVKCSDDFLHQYSNGFANRTHRILNNDLTRFGIASGCKIFTAVAVCQLVEKGQLSFESKLSDILDIPLPLFDKDITIHHLLTHTAGIPDYFDEEVMDDFAELWVNQPMYLMRNGRDFLPLFQDEAMKLKVGERFHYNNAGYILLGLIVEQLSGHDFDEYVTENIFKRAGMEQSGYFELDALPSNTALGYIDEENGKWKSNIYSVPVKGGADGGAFVTVEDMHRFWQALMKFELLSEAMTKQLLTPYIHTDDHFDRFYGYGVWIDMKEDNIFKYHVMGYDPGVSFHSAYYPGSGMVSVICSNKSEGAFDVFKEIEKI